A DNA window from Brassica napus cultivar Da-Ae chromosome A4, Da-Ae, whole genome shotgun sequence contains the following coding sequences:
- the LOC106446918 gene encoding uncharacterized protein LOC106446918 — protein sequence MQMTERGRAMWRTCLASAFRTALACTIVGAATLYGPEWILRYVAFPAFSYVTIILIITDATLGDTLRGCWLALYATCQSVAPAIITLKLIGPARLTAGTTALAAALAAFVVVLPNGSTHLVAKRIALGQIVLIYVIGYINGAETDPVMHPLRVAASTALGVIACVLALLVPLPRLATSEVKQSCKEIGQNVTTRVKLYMKAFCAEDAMTAMASVSQARELSRISSKLYQTIKRYQPSMKWERLPFKIWRWQNVNDNKGEKLQSMEIALRGMDMVLASKSPIPASLLAGEVKDDLKNVQERVILSIKRVNNVPQPSVTPETDLQKPDECLQTLQQVPETPQDLPFYFFLFCLRLLETISTAKPEETKVKPEENKGSVKTKSRSWSWFSDWDSKKVMPATKLSLSLGLAIFLGSLYSKPNGYWAGLPVAISFAAAREATFKVANVKAQGTVIGTVYGVMGCFVFQRFLTVRFLSLLPWFIFSSFLSKSRMYGQAGGISAAIGAVLILGRKNFGQPRDFAIDRIIETFIGLACSIMVELILQPTRAANVAKLELSRSFHALYGCASLFGAKASKGEIMESQKKLRSHLNLLKKFTEEAQAEPSFWFTPFNASCYEKLFKSLSKLADLLQFSGYAIGFLDEQGRWKSPQCKEILSDIDNDLKSLTQSISLLAKSFEEITLLKSLDALEKALTKNGNTSWDIELGKTPNPSFSSPESEPGKILNTYLQHCRGVSDGIFRADDEEGEEVKVDKSEVVLSLSALGFCVEKMGKETREIEEMVKEVVQSENPSSHVNLHEISCKIRSLYK from the exons ATGCAAATGACTGAGAGAGGCCGAGCCATGTGGCGCACGTGTCTAGCCTCAGCGTTCCGTACAGCTCTAGCTTGCACAATCGTTGGAGCGGCTACACTCTACGGACCTGAATGGATCCTCCGCTACGTGGCATTCCCGGCGTTTTCTTACGTCACGATCATTCTCATCATCACCGATGCTACGCTCGGCGACACGCTACGTGGCTGCTGGCTAGCTCTTTACGCCACATGTCAGAGCGTTGCCCCCGCTATCATTACACTAAAGCTTATTGGACCAGCTCGGCTCACGGCTGGAACTACTGCTCTAGCCGCCGCTCTAGCAGCGTTTGTTGTGGTGCTACCAAATGGTTCGACCCATTTGGTGGCTAAGCGGATCGCACTTGGCCAGATTGTTCTTATTTATGTTATTGGTTATATAAATGGAGCTGAGACTGATCCAGTCATGCACCCTCTTCGAGTTGCAGCTAGCACCGCGCTTGGTGTTATCGCTTGCGTTCTTGCGCTTCTCGTTCCACTTCCTCGTTTAGCTACTAGCGAG GTGAAACAAAGCTGCAAAGAGATCGGTCAAAATGTAACAACGCGAGTAAAGTTGTACATGAAAGCTTTTTGTGCCGAGGATGCCATGACAGCAATGGCTTCTGTCTCACAGGCTCGAGAGCTGTCTCGTATTTCTTCCAAGCTTTATCAAACCATCAAACGCTACCAA CCAAGCATGAAATGGGAGAGGCTTCCATTTAAGATATGGAGATGGCAAAACGTGAACGATAACAAAGGAGAGAAACTACAAAGCATGGAGATTGCTCTTAGAGGAATGGACATGGTACTAGCAAGCAAGTCTCCTATTCCTGCGAGCTTGCTTGCGGGAGAAGTAAAAGACGATCTCAAGAACGTACAAGAACGTGTGATCCTCTCAATCAAACGAGTAAACAACGTCCCCCAACCGTCAGTAACTCCAGAAACCGATCTACAAAAGCCCGATGAGTGCCTCCAAACACTTCAGCAAGTCCCGGAAACACCTCAAGATTTGCCCTTCTACTTCTTCTTGTTCTGCCTCAGGCTCCTCGAAACCATCTCAACGGCTAAACCGGAGGAGACCAAAGTAAAACCGGAGGAGAACAAAGGCTCAGTCAAAACCAAGAGTAGGTCTTGGTCTTGGTTTAGTGATTGGGACAGCAAGAAGGTTATGCCGGCTACGAAGCTATCGCTTTCGCTAGGTTTAGCGATTTTTCTAGGGTCATTGTATAGTAAACCAAACGGTTATTGGGCTGGTCTACCGGTAGCGATCAGCTTCGCGGCAGCAAGAGAGGCGACTTTTAAAGTGGCCAACGTGAAGGCACAAGGGACAGTGATAGGGACAGTGTATGGAGTGATGGGCTGTTTTGTGTTCCAGAGGTTCTTGACGGTTAGGTTCCTTTCTTTACTTCCGTGGTTTATCTTCTCTAGCTTCTTGAGCAAGAGCCGGATGTACGGACAAGCCGGAGGGATCTCGGCGGCGATCGGAGCCGTTTTGATCCTAGGAAGGAAGAATTTCGGACAGCCAAGGGACTTTGCTATCGACAGAATCATCGAGACTTTTATAGGGTTGGCTTGTTCGATCATGGTGGAGCTTATCTTGCAGCCCACGCGAGCCGCTAACGTCGCGAAACTCGAGCTCTCTCGAAGCTTCCACGCTTTGTACGGATGTGCAAGCTTGTTTGGAGCTAAAGCAAGCAAAGGGGAGATAATGGAGAGCCAAAAGAAGCTGAGAAGCCATCTAAACTTGCTCAAGAAGTTTACCGAAGAAGCACAAGCAGAGCCGAGCTTCTGGTTTACGCCTTTTAACGCTTCTTGCTACGAGAAGCTGTTCAAATCATTGTCTAAATTGGCTGATCTATTGCAATTCAGCGGTTACGCGATAGGGTTTCTTGACGAGCAAGGAAGATGGAAATCACCGCAGTGCAAGGAGATTCTTAGCGACATAGACAATGATCTCAAGAGTCTAACGCAAAGTATAAGTCTTCTAGCAAAATCTTTCGAGGAAATCACTCTTCTCAAATCACTAGACGCACTCGAAAAGGCGCTCACCAAGAACGGCAACACTTCGTGGGACATTGAGTTGGGGAAGACACCAAACCCTAGTTTCTCAAGCCCCGAGAGCGAGCCAGGGAAGATTCTAAATACGTATCTCCAGCATTGCAGAGGAGTCTCGGATGGTATATTCCGTGCTGATGATGAAGAAGGGGAAGAGGTTAAAGTGGACAAAAGTGAGGTGGTGTTGAGTTTGAGTGCATTAGGGTTTTGTGTGGAGAAAATGGGGAAAGAGACAAGAGAGATTGAGGAGATGGTGAAAGAAGTTGTACAATCAGAGAATCCTTCAAGCCACGTAAATTTGCATGAGATCTCTTGCAAAATACGTTCTTTATACAAATAA